The Podarcis muralis chromosome 10, rPodMur119.hap1.1, whole genome shotgun sequence genome includes a region encoding these proteins:
- the TMEM19 gene encoding transmembrane protein 19 isoform X2, protein MILFSWDDSNKDYFKMMTNIIILSVLICISLSFWIVSMTASTYYGTLRPISPWRWLVSILIPLIIASRGFKKKSLDHSGAIGGLVVGFILTVANYSFFAAMFMFFITSSKLTKWKGEIKKQIDSEYKEGGQRTWVQVFCNGGVPAELALLYMIESGPGEIPIDFSKQYTASWMCLSLLGALACCAGDTWASEIGTAMSTEPRLITTWEKVPVGTNGGITFVGLISSLLGGTSVGVAYFISQLMFVNDLDISAPQWPIIVFGGMAGLLGSITDSYLGATMQYSGLDTSTGMVVNHQTKDAKHISGKPILDNNAVNLFSSVVIALLLPGAAWGFWPRG, encoded by the exons ATGATATTGTTTTCTTGGGACGACTCCAACAAAGATTATTTCAAAATGATGACAAATATTATCATACTGAGTGTACTTATTTGCATTTCTTTATCTTTTTGGATTGTGTCTATGACTGCAAGCACGTATTATG GTACTTTGCGGCCTATTTCTCCATggcgttggcttgtttcaatctTAATTCCCCTGATAATAGCTTCACGAGGATTTAAGAAAAAAAGTCTTGATCATAGTGGAGCAATAGGAG GTTTAGTAGTTGGATTTATCCTCACTGTGGCAAATTACAGCTTTTTCGCTGCCATGTTCATGTTTTTTATTACTTCCTCCAAACTCACCAAGTGGAAAGGAGAAATAAAGAAGCAAATAGATTCTGAATACAAAGAAG GTGGGCAGAGAACTTGGGTACAAGTATTCTGCAATGGTGGTGTACCTGCAGAATTGGCTCTGCTATACATGATTGAAAGTGGTCCAGGCGAAATTCCTATAGACTTTTCCAAACAATATACAGCATCCTGGATGTGCCTGTCACTACTGGGTGCTTTAGCTTGCTGTGCTGGAGACACGTGGGCTTCAGAGATTGGCACTGCCATGAGTACTGAACCCCGATTGATAACAACCTGGGAAAAAGTTCCAGTAG gtACCAATGGTGGCATTACTTTCGTGGGCCTAATCTCAAGTTTGCTTGGTGGCACATCAGTAGGTGTAGCTTACTTCATTTCCCAGTTGATGTTTGTGAATGACCTGGATATATCTGCTCCACAATGGCCCATTATTGTGTTTGGTGGAATGGCTGGTTTACTGGGATCCATTACTGATTCTTATTTAGGAGCAACGATGCAATACAGCG GTTTAGACACAAGTACTGGAATGGTTGTCAATCATCAGACAAAAGATGCAAAACACATATCTGGAAAACCTATCCTAGATAACAATGCGGTGAATCTCTTCTCCTCCGTAGTCATTGCTTTGTTGTTGCCGGGAGCAGCATGGGGATTTTGGCCAAGAGGCTGA
- the TMEM19 gene encoding transmembrane protein 19 isoform X1 codes for MGLPSAAAAAAAAVLRLGSARVISLGLSMILFSWDDSNKDYFKMMTNIIILSVLICISLSFWIVSMTASTYYGTLRPISPWRWLVSILIPLIIASRGFKKKSLDHSGAIGGLVVGFILTVANYSFFAAMFMFFITSSKLTKWKGEIKKQIDSEYKEGGQRTWVQVFCNGGVPAELALLYMIESGPGEIPIDFSKQYTASWMCLSLLGALACCAGDTWASEIGTAMSTEPRLITTWEKVPVGTNGGITFVGLISSLLGGTSVGVAYFISQLMFVNDLDISAPQWPIIVFGGMAGLLGSITDSYLGATMQYSGLDTSTGMVVNHQTKDAKHISGKPILDNNAVNLFSSVVIALLLPGAAWGFWPRG; via the exons ATGGGACTTCCAAGCGCCGCGGCCGCcgcagctgctgctgttctgcGTCTTGGCAGCGCGCGG GTGATCAGCCTTGGACTTTCCATGATATTGTTTTCTTGGGACGACTCCAACAAAGATTATTTCAAAATGATGACAAATATTATCATACTGAGTGTACTTATTTGCATTTCTTTATCTTTTTGGATTGTGTCTATGACTGCAAGCACGTATTATG GTACTTTGCGGCCTATTTCTCCATggcgttggcttgtttcaatctTAATTCCCCTGATAATAGCTTCACGAGGATTTAAGAAAAAAAGTCTTGATCATAGTGGAGCAATAGGAG GTTTAGTAGTTGGATTTATCCTCACTGTGGCAAATTACAGCTTTTTCGCTGCCATGTTCATGTTTTTTATTACTTCCTCCAAACTCACCAAGTGGAAAGGAGAAATAAAGAAGCAAATAGATTCTGAATACAAAGAAG GTGGGCAGAGAACTTGGGTACAAGTATTCTGCAATGGTGGTGTACCTGCAGAATTGGCTCTGCTATACATGATTGAAAGTGGTCCAGGCGAAATTCCTATAGACTTTTCCAAACAATATACAGCATCCTGGATGTGCCTGTCACTACTGGGTGCTTTAGCTTGCTGTGCTGGAGACACGTGGGCTTCAGAGATTGGCACTGCCATGAGTACTGAACCCCGATTGATAACAACCTGGGAAAAAGTTCCAGTAG gtACCAATGGTGGCATTACTTTCGTGGGCCTAATCTCAAGTTTGCTTGGTGGCACATCAGTAGGTGTAGCTTACTTCATTTCCCAGTTGATGTTTGTGAATGACCTGGATATATCTGCTCCACAATGGCCCATTATTGTGTTTGGTGGAATGGCTGGTTTACTGGGATCCATTACTGATTCTTATTTAGGAGCAACGATGCAATACAGCG GTTTAGACACAAGTACTGGAATGGTTGTCAATCATCAGACAAAAGATGCAAAACACATATCTGGAAAACCTATCCTAGATAACAATGCGGTGAATCTCTTCTCCTCCGTAGTCATTGCTTTGTTGTTGCCGGGAGCAGCATGGGGATTTTGGCCAAGAGGCTGA